Within the Halorhabdus rudnickae genome, the region GTGATCGACGCGCTCGAACGGATCGAATCGTCGAACCGCGACACTGAGGCCCCGATCGAGGAGGTGTCCCGATGAGCGACTCTGACATGGTCGCCGCGAGTGACCCATTGGCTGACCCGGACGAACTCGACGTGCTGTTCGTGGACAACTTCGACTCGTTTACGTACAATCTCGTCGAGTACGTGTCCGAACACGCCAGCACGACCGTCGTGAAAAACACCGCCTCGCTGTCGGCCGTCCGGGAAGCCGACCCGGACGCGATCGTCATCTCGCCGGGGCCGGGCCACCCGAAGAACGACCGCGACGTCGGCGTCACGACCGATGTGTTGCGGGAACTCAGCCCCGCGGTACCGACCCTGGGCGTCTGTCTCGGGCTGGAAGCCGCCGTGTACGCCTACGGCGGGACGGTCGGCCACGCCCCGGCGCCGATCCACGGGAAAGCGGCGTCGATTTCCCACGACGGAGCAGGGGTCTTCGCCGGTTTCGACCAGGGGTTCCAGGGCGGGCGGTATCACTCGCTGGTCGCCAGCGATGTCCCAGATTGTTTCGACGTGACGGCGACGACCGAAGCCGCGGACGGGACGGAACTAGTCATGGGAATCCGCCACCGCGAGCACCCCATCGAGGCGGTCCAGTTCCACCCCGAATCCGTGCTGACGGCTGTCGGCCACGACGTAATCAGGAACTTTCTCACAGCGTTGTGAGGATCGATCGCGGCCAGACCCTTCGGACGGTCAATCAGACACCGACCGAGTCGTTCGTGGCCGGGTGTCGTCACGTCCGATCGGACCCATATCGGCCACGCTACCCCCTTTCGTTTCGGCTGGGCGTTCCGGTCCACTCTGGCGGATAGTTGGGTCGACGTATCACTTTCACTCCGATCTGGGAACCCTTATGTTCCTCCCCGTCGTTGCTCCTCAGCGTACGCGAAGACCCCGACAGATGGGGCTTTCGCGATGACGTATCTTTCCCGTGACATTCACTGGGAACGCATGCGAACGACCAAACCAAAGGGATATCCCGCAGCCGAGCTAATCGAATTCCGACACAAATGACACGAGCGAACGTACTATCGAGGGGACGGATTGCCGGCCGATCGCCCGCGTCGTCCGGGGGGGCCGAGAAGTGAGCGACGCCGAACTGACCGCGGACGAGGTGACCTTGCCGATCAAGCGCACCGACGGCGATACGCTCGCCGACCGACTAACTGACAATGCTTACCACAACATTCTTCCGGCACGGTACCTCCGGAAGGACGCCGATGGCGAGCTTGTTGAGGGCCAGGAGGACCTCTTCGAGCGGGTCGCCAAAAATATCGCCCTGGCTGAGGCCGTTTACGAGGCACGCAACGAGGACATCGAGGTCACCGTTACACCGGGGCAACTCAAACCCGACCACCCTCGGCGTGACGAACTCGCCCAAGAGGTCTTCGGGAAAGGAACGACTGCCCAGGACGACGCCGAAACGACGCTTTCGATCTACAACGTCAACAAGTTCTCCTACGAGACAGTTGTTCCCGAACTCCCCGCGGATGTCCGCGAGCACGTCGAGGATACCGCTGCGGAGTTCCAACGCCTAATGGAAGACCTGTCCTTTATGCCGAACTCGCCGACGCTGATGAACGCCGGCGACGAACTCCAACAGTTGTCTGCCTGTTTCGTCGACAGTCCCGAGGACGATATTGACGACATTCATCAGACAGCAAAAGAAGCCGCACAGGTGTTCCAGTCCGGCGGTGGCATGGGTTATGCCTTCTGGCGCCTCCGGCCGTACGGCGATGCCGTCGGCTCGACTGGCGGGATCGCCTCCGGGCCGATCACGTTCATGCGGACGTTCGACCAGATGTGCGAAACCATCGCCCAGGGTGGCGCCCGGCGGGGTGCCCAGATGGGCGTCATGCGGGTCTCTCATCCGGATGTCATCCAGTTCATCCACGCCAAGAACAAGGACGTCTCTCTGGCTCACACGCTGCGGCTCAACGATCCCGACGACTTCACACACACGTCCTTTGCCGACGCCCTGGAGGAAGCTCGTGAACTGATCGACGACGAGGGCAAGGTCCCCGAACACCTCCGCAACGCCGTCGAGGGCCACCTCTCGAATTTCAACATCTCGGTGGGTATCACCGACGAATTCATGGAGGCGCTCCAGAACGGTGAGGAGTTCACCTTCACGAACCCACGGACGGGCGAGGCCCACATTGTCACCGAGGAGACCAAAGAACTGTACGATATGTTCGGTCTCGGCGAGTACGTCGAGGTCGGCGAGGAACTGTCCGTTCCCGCCGAGGAACTCTGGGACGACATCGTCGAGGGTGCCCACGAGAACGGCGAACCCGGCGTGATCTATCTGGAGCGCGTCAACAAGGAGCACTCCTTCGACGTCGAGGCCGAGCCGGATCACCAGATTCTCGCGACGAACCCCTGTGTCACAGGCGATACGCTGATCAGTACTGAAGACGGTCTCGTCCCGGCTGCAGAACTGTACGACCAGGGCGTCGCACGGGATGTCGTCGTCGACGGGCGTCTGAGTGAAGATCGCGTTAAAGAAGCCAGCAGCGTGTTCAAGACTGGCGAGAAGGACGTCTACGAACTCACCACGGAGGAAGGATACGAACTCCGTCTGACTGCCGACCACCGGATCATGACCGACGACGGCTGGGTCGAGGCCCAGAATCTCGAACCCGGGGACGCCGTTCACATCCAGAACCGAAAGGGCGAGTTCGGTCAGCACGGGTCGGCCGAAGAGGGACGCGTCCTCGGGTGGCTCGTCGGCGACGGTCATCTCAAACACGGCGAGGAGCGCGCTGTGCTGAATTTCTACGACGAAGACACAGCCGTTTCCGAGCAGTTTGCCGACGACGTCAACGAAATCGTTCGTGAACCGCTCGGGAACGCCGACTACGAGGTTGGTGTCAGCGATATCAGTCGTGATGACGACTATCGCGGCGCGCAGGCACTCGAGCAGCGCATCCGATCGGCGCGTCTCTACGAGTACGCCGAGGAGGCTGACCTCGTCGACGAGAAACTGCAGGTGCCCGACGCCGTCATGCGCGGCAGCGAGGAGATGGCCCGCGGGTTCCTGCGGGCACTGTTCAGTGCTGATGGGGGCGTGCAAGGCAACGTCGAGAAAGGCGTCTCAGTGCGACTGGCGAGCGTCGATGCCGACTTCCTCAAGGACGTTCAGCAATTGCTCCTCAACTTCGGTATCGCCAGCAAGGTCTACGAGGACCGGAAGGAGCCTGGAACCGTCGAACTGCCCGACGGAACGGGCGACACGGCCGAGTACAAGACCGAAGGATTCCACGAACTCGTCGTCGTCAAGGACAACCTCGTCCGCTTCCGTGAGGAAGTCGGGTTCCTCCTCGACAGCAAAGACGAGGCCCTCGAGGAGCGTCTCGCGAACTACGATCGTGGCCCGTACAGCGAATCCTTCGAGGCGACGGTCGAATCAGTAGAGGCCGATGGACCCGAGGCTGTCTACGATCTTACAGAGCCGGATACGCACTCGTTCGTCGCAAACGGGCTCGTCACTCACAACTGCGGCGAGCAACCCTTGGAGGAGTACGAGGCCTGTAACCTCGGGCACATCAACCTCTCGACGGTGGCCGACACCGATGCGCCGGACTGGCGTGTCTGGGCTGACCGCCACGCCGACAACTACGACGACTTCGAGGAGGCAATCGATGCCTACCTCGAAGAGGCGATCGACTTCGAGGAACTCGATCACCGCATCGAGATGGGGACGCGGTTCCTCGAGAACGTCGTCACCATGTCTGACTTCCCGGTCGCAAAGATCGAGGAGAAGGTCCGGAACATGCGCAAAATCGGGCTGGGTATCATGGGCCTGGCACAGCTGTACATCCAGCTTGGCGTCAAATACGGCAGCGAGGAGGCAGACGAGATCGCTCGTCAGGTGATGCAACACATCAACTTCGAGTCCAAGTGGACGAGCCACGAACTCGCCGAGGAGCGCGGCTCGTTCGCCGAGTGGGACGACTCGAAGTACGCCGACCCCACCGAGTACGACGAGTGGTTCGAGCACTACGTCGGCGAGGACGCCGACGACTTCGAAGACGGATTCGAGATCCGCAACCACAACACGACCACGATCGCGCCGACCGGCACCACGTCGATGGTCGGCAACACGACCGGTGGGTGTGAACCCGTCTACAACGTCGCCTACTACAAGAACGTCTCTGATGACGTCCAGGGCGACGAGATGCTGGTGGAGTTCGACGACTACTTCCTGCGGGTCTTAGAGGAGAACGACATCGACGTCGGGGCCGTCAAGGAAGAGGCCCAGGAACAGATGGCCACAAACGCCTTCGACGGCGTCGAGGGGCTTTCGACGGTCCCGGATGCCATCGGTGAACTGTTCGTCACGACCGGCGATCTCTCGCCCAAGCAGCATGCATCGATCCAGTGTGCGCTGCAGGACGGCGTGGACTCGGCCATCTCCAAGACCGTCAACGCGCCCAACGATTCGACGCTCGGGGACGCCAAGGAAGTCTTCGAGTACATCTACGAGCACGGTGGCAAGGGCGTCACCTATTACCGCGACGGCACCCGCAGCAAGCAGGTGTTGACCACGCGCGCTGAGAACACGGACTTCGCCGACATGGACGAAGACGAGGCCGCCGAGGCGATCGTCCAGCGGATCGACGAGGTCTTCGGCGGGCTGGAGGCGTTCCTCGACAACGAGGACGTCCGAGAGCGACTCACGGCGGACATCGAGGAGCTGCTGGACGGCGACACTGCCCGCCAATACGCCGAGAAGAAGCCCCGCCCCGATCAACTCCACGGCGTCACCCAGCGCATCGAGACGGGCTACGGCAAGCTCTACGTGACGATCAACGAGGACCCCAAGACTGGCGAACCCTTCGAACTGTTCGCCAATACGGGACATTCGGGCGGGTTCACCAACTCTTTCACCGACGCGCTGGCGAAGACGATTTCGGTGGCGCTCCGATCGGGTGTCGACCCCTACGAGATCGTCGACAAACTCCAGGGCATCCGGTCGCCGAAGGTCGCCTGGGACAAGGGCGAGCAGATCAACTCCATCCCCGACGCCTTCGGGACGGCCCTGCGCCGGTACCTCGACGACGAGATCGACCGGACCTATCCCCAGCAGCGGACTTTAGAGGAGACGGCCGACGAGGATCTCCCCACCGAGGAGCAGGCCGCCCAGTCAGGCTCGGTGGACCGATCGACCGACGGCGGTTCGGCGGCGGCAGAGTCGACAACGCTTGAGGACCAGCAGGCCATCATCGCCAACGGTGAGAGTCCCGAGTGTCCCGAGTGTGGTTCGATGTCACTGTACTACTCCGAAGGCTGCAAGACCTGCGAGTCCTGTGGCTGGTCGGAGTGCTGACCGCCTGCTGAACTCACCCGTTACTTCGCTTCCGGTTCGTTGCTTCGCTTTTCCGCCTCCCGAACTGTCAAGCGTCCACTCGCCAATCGAACTCGTATGGACGACCACGGCGGCCGCCCCTGTCCACGCTGTGGCCGCCCGCTGTTCGAGCGCCACTGCAAGTACGTCTGTCCGGTTCACGGCGTGGTCTATGACTGTGCGGACACGTTCTATTGAGGTGAGTCGGTCGCGGCGGCGACTGTCTGCCCCGTCAGGAACTCAGCGAGTCTAGACTCGGGAGTCGATCCTGTTGCTGGAGGTGGCGGATCGCCGGGCCGGCCAGCACGAGGACGCCCAGCGCGGCCGTTCCGGCGAGCAGCGGGAGACCCGTTGAGGCGCCCTCTAGACTCAGCGTTCGCATCGACGATCCGGTCACTACCCCCGCGACGACCCACGGAATCTCCCCGAAGAAGGTCCCGAGGACGAAACCCCGCATCGAAATCGTTGAGATGCCAGCGCCGTAGGAGATCACGTCCGCGGGCAGCGGGAGCAATCGAGCCGCGACGACCCCACGGAGTTCGCCGATCGCCGCGACGACGTCCTGACTGCGGCGGTGGAGACGACCGAATACGCCCGTTTCCCGCGGTGCGCGTCTGGCGAGCAGGTACGGCGGGATACAGGTACAGACCGCTCCGAGAAGCGCGACAGGGACGCCAAGCGTGACGCCGAGTCCGTACCCCGCGAGGATCGAAAGCAGGGAAATCGGCCACAGTAACAGCGGCCGGACGGCATACAGGCCGGCCAAGACGCCGACGAGCGCGAGGGGCGATCCGGCGACCGTCTCGGCCGCCCCGAGAACTGTGGCGGGCGAACTCGCGAGCGTCGCGACGGCTGTGAAGCCGAGGATACAGGCGATCGCCACGACCTGCCGACGGACCGCAGAGTGCATCACCAGACTGTGGGGGCGAACCTGGCAAACTTCTTGTGGTCCCATCGTTTCCCGGTCGGGTTCGTGCATGGCGCGAACCGCTCCCGGCAAACAGGTGGTCCACGCGAACGCAGTGAGTGTGGGCTCGGGACCGCTTGCGCTCCCGGTGGTGAAAAAGGCCGCTTCCGCCGTTTTCGACGGCTCCGGCGGAGTAACGTCTCGCTTCGCTCGCCGTCAGTCCAGCCCGCCTTCCACTACGAAGGCCAACGATTCTTGGCGTCGAAGCACCAACCGCACCTGTGGACGAGACCAGCGACCCGGTGGAACTTGGCGTGACACTGCTTGCGAACTTCGAGGACGCCGAGCTATCGATGGCCGAGGCGGTCGACCGGATCGAGACGATTACGACCGATCCACATCTGACGCACGAGATCCTGGAGACTGCCGAGCGTCGCGGCATCATC harbors:
- the trpG gene encoding anthranilate synthase component II gives rise to the protein MVAASDPLADPDELDVLFVDNFDSFTYNLVEYVSEHASTTVVKNTASLSAVREADPDAIVISPGPGHPKNDRDVGVTTDVLRELSPAVPTLGVCLGLEAAVYAYGGTVGHAPAPIHGKAASISHDGAGVFAGFDQGFQGGRYHSLVASDVPDCFDVTATTEAADGTELVMGIRHREHPIEAVQFHPESVLTAVGHDVIRNFLTAL
- a CDS encoding LAGLIDADG family homing endonuclease, whose protein sequence is MSDAELTADEVTLPIKRTDGDTLADRLTDNAYHNILPARYLRKDADGELVEGQEDLFERVAKNIALAEAVYEARNEDIEVTVTPGQLKPDHPRRDELAQEVFGKGTTAQDDAETTLSIYNVNKFSYETVVPELPADVREHVEDTAAEFQRLMEDLSFMPNSPTLMNAGDELQQLSACFVDSPEDDIDDIHQTAKEAAQVFQSGGGMGYAFWRLRPYGDAVGSTGGIASGPITFMRTFDQMCETIAQGGARRGAQMGVMRVSHPDVIQFIHAKNKDVSLAHTLRLNDPDDFTHTSFADALEEARELIDDEGKVPEHLRNAVEGHLSNFNISVGITDEFMEALQNGEEFTFTNPRTGEAHIVTEETKELYDMFGLGEYVEVGEELSVPAEELWDDIVEGAHENGEPGVIYLERVNKEHSFDVEAEPDHQILATNPCVTGDTLISTEDGLVPAAELYDQGVARDVVVDGRLSEDRVKEASSVFKTGEKDVYELTTEEGYELRLTADHRIMTDDGWVEAQNLEPGDAVHIQNRKGEFGQHGSAEEGRVLGWLVGDGHLKHGEERAVLNFYDEDTAVSEQFADDVNEIVREPLGNADYEVGVSDISRDDDYRGAQALEQRIRSARLYEYAEEADLVDEKLQVPDAVMRGSEEMARGFLRALFSADGGVQGNVEKGVSVRLASVDADFLKDVQQLLLNFGIASKVYEDRKEPGTVELPDGTGDTAEYKTEGFHELVVVKDNLVRFREEVGFLLDSKDEALEERLANYDRGPYSESFEATVESVEADGPEAVYDLTEPDTHSFVANGLVTHNCGEQPLEEYEACNLGHINLSTVADTDAPDWRVWADRHADNYDDFEEAIDAYLEEAIDFEELDHRIEMGTRFLENVVTMSDFPVAKIEEKVRNMRKIGLGIMGLAQLYIQLGVKYGSEEADEIARQVMQHINFESKWTSHELAEERGSFAEWDDSKYADPTEYDEWFEHYVGEDADDFEDGFEIRNHNTTTIAPTGTTSMVGNTTGGCEPVYNVAYYKNVSDDVQGDEMLVEFDDYFLRVLEENDIDVGAVKEEAQEQMATNAFDGVEGLSTVPDAIGELFVTTGDLSPKQHASIQCALQDGVDSAISKTVNAPNDSTLGDAKEVFEYIYEHGGKGVTYYRDGTRSKQVLTTRAENTDFADMDEDEAAEAIVQRIDEVFGGLEAFLDNEDVRERLTADIEELLDGDTARQYAEKKPRPDQLHGVTQRIETGYGKLYVTINEDPKTGEPFELFANTGHSGGFTNSFTDALAKTISVALRSGVDPYEIVDKLQGIRSPKVAWDKGEQINSIPDAFGTALRRYLDDEIDRTYPQQRTLEETADEDLPTEEQAAQSGSVDRSTDGGSAAAESTTLEDQQAIIANGESPECPECGSMSLYYSEGCKTCESCGWSEC
- a CDS encoding HVO_2523 family zinc finger protein; its protein translation is MDDHGGRPCPRCGRPLFERHCKYVCPVHGVVYDCADTFY
- a CDS encoding TVP38/TMEM64 family protein; its protein translation is MHEPDRETMGPQEVCQVRPHSLVMHSAVRRQVVAIACILGFTAVATLASSPATVLGAAETVAGSPLALVGVLAGLYAVRPLLLWPISLLSILAGYGLGVTLGVPVALLGAVCTCIPPYLLARRAPRETGVFGRLHRRSQDVVAAIGELRGVVAARLLPLPADVISYGAGISTISMRGFVLGTFFGEIPWVVAGVVTGSSMRTLSLEGASTGLPLLAGTAALGVLVLAGPAIRHLQQQDRLPSLDSLSS